The following coding sequences lie in one Strix aluco isolate bStrAlu1 chromosome 34, bStrAlu1.hap1, whole genome shotgun sequence genomic window:
- the LOC141917109 gene encoding olfactory receptor 14A16-like, giving the protein MSNRSSITEFLLLAFADTRELQLLHFWLFLGIYLAALLGNGLIITAIACDHHLHTPMYFFLLNLSLLDLGSISTTLPKAIASSLWDTRDISYAGCSAQIFSFLFFIGAEFSLLTIMSYDRYVAICKPLHYGTLLGSRACVHMAAAAWGTGFLNSLLHTVNTFSLPLCKGNAVDRFFCEIPQILKLSCSHSYLREVGFIMVTACLGFGCFVFIVVSYVQIFRAVLRIPSEQGWHKAFSTCLPHLAVVSLFVSTGIVAYLKPPSISSPSLDLVVSFLYSVVSPTVNPLIYSMRNQDLKDALSKLFSWLFLYKLPLTLCK; this is encoded by the coding sequence ATGTCCAACAgaagctccatcactgagttcctcctcctggcattcgcagacacacgggagctgcagctcttgcacttctggctcttcctgggaatctacctggctgccctcctgggcaacggcctcatcatcaccgccatcgcctgtgaccaccacctgcacacccccatgtacttcttcctcctcaacctctccctcctcgacctgggctccatctccaccactctccccaaagccattgCCAGTTCCCTCTGGGATACCAGAGACATCTCCTATGCAGGATGTTCTGCccaaatcttttcctttctcttcttcattggagcagagttttctctcctcaccatcatgtcctacgaccgctacgttgccatctgcaaacccctgcactacgggaccctcctgggcagcagagcttgtgtccacatggcagcagctgcctggggcactgggttccTCAATTCTCTCCTGCACACTGTGAACACATTTTCACTTCCACTCTGCAAGGGCAATGCTGTGGACcggttcttctgtgaaatcccccagatcctcaagctctcctgctcacactcctacctcagggaagttgggtTTATCATGGTTACTGCCTGTTTaggttttggatgttttgttttcattgtggtgtcctatgtgcagatcttcagggccgtgctgaggatcccctctgagcagggatggcacaaagccttttccacgtgcctccctcacctggctgtggtctccctgtTTGTCAGCACTGGCATAGTTGCCTACCTGAAGCCcccttccatctcctccccatccctggacctggtggtgtcatttctgtactcagtggtgTCTCCAActgtgaaccccctcatctacagcatgaggaaccaagACCTCAAAGATGCCCTGAGCAAACTGTTTTCATGGCTGTTCCTTTATAAGCTTCCACTCACTCTCTGCAAATGA